The following are encoded in a window of Mycobacterium sp. ELW1 genomic DNA:
- a CDS encoding MaoC/PaaZ C-terminal domain-containing protein: protein MPIDLSVALGAELEPVEFSWTSSDVQLYQLGLGAGADPMDPKELRYLVDRTPQVLPTFGNVAASFHMTEPPEVKFPGIEIELSKVLHASEAVTVPAPLPPSGTARSVQRFTEIWDKGKAAVIVSETTVTDPDGALLWTTKRSIFARGEGGFGGERGPSTSVAAPDRAPDFEISVPVLPQQALLYRLCGDRNPLHSDPEFAAAAGFPKPILHGLCTYGMTCKALVDTLLDSDASAVKTYGARFAGVCYPGETIKVSAWKEGGGYVGVVTAPGRDDAVILSDVEFIPV from the coding sequence ATGCCGATCGATCTGTCCGTCGCACTCGGTGCCGAGCTGGAGCCGGTTGAGTTCTCGTGGACGAGCAGCGATGTGCAGCTCTATCAGCTGGGCCTCGGCGCGGGCGCGGATCCGATGGATCCCAAGGAGTTGCGCTACCTGGTCGACCGCACCCCGCAGGTGCTGCCCACCTTCGGCAACGTGGCCGCCAGCTTCCACATGACCGAGCCGCCGGAGGTGAAGTTCCCCGGCATCGAGATCGAGCTGAGCAAGGTGCTGCACGCCAGCGAGGCGGTGACGGTGCCCGCTCCGCTGCCGCCCAGCGGCACCGCACGCTCGGTGCAGCGGTTCACCGAGATCTGGGACAAGGGCAAGGCCGCCGTCATCGTCAGCGAGACCACGGTGACCGACCCGGACGGCGCACTGCTGTGGACCACCAAGCGGTCGATCTTCGCCCGCGGCGAGGGTGGCTTCGGCGGCGAGCGCGGCCCGTCGACATCGGTGGCCGCCCCGGACCGCGCACCGGACTTCGAGATCTCGGTTCCGGTGCTGCCACAGCAGGCGCTGTTGTACCGGCTCTGCGGAGACCGCAACCCGCTGCACTCCGATCCCGAATTCGCCGCGGCGGCAGGCTTTCCCAAGCCGATCCTGCACGGGCTGTGCACGTACGGGATGACCTGCAAGGCGCTGGTCGACACGCTGCTCGATTCCGACGCTTCGGCTGTGAAGACCTACGGCGCGCGGTTCGCCGGGGTCTGCTATCCGGGTGAGACCATCAAGGTCAGCGCATGGAAGGAAGGCGGCGGCTACGTCGGCGTCGTCACCGCTCCGGGCCGCGACGATGCCGTCATCCTCTCCGACGTGGAGTTCATCCCGGTCTGA
- the kstD gene encoding 3-oxosteroid 1-dehydrogenase — protein sequence MTAQEFDVVVVGSGAAGMVAALTAAHQGLSTVVVEKAAHFGGSTARSGGGVWIPNNEILKRDGVTDTKEAARTYLHAIIGDVVEPERIDTYLERGPEMLSFVLKHTPLKLCWVPGYSDYYPEAPGGRPGGRSVEPKPFDAKKLGPDEKFLEPAYGKVPLNVVVMQQDYMRLNQLKRHPRGVLRSVKVGARTVWANARGKNLVGMGRALIAPMRIGLREAGVPVLLNTALTDLYVEDGVVRGIYVRDTTGPEAADPQLIRARRGVILGSGGFEHNEQMRVKYQRAPITTEWTVGAAANTGDGIVAAEKLGAALELMEDAWWGPTVPLVGAPWFALSERNSPGSIIVNLAGKRFMNESMPYVEACHHMYGGQYGQGAGPGENVPAWLVFDQQYRDRYIFAGLQPGQRIPKKWMESGVIVKADTLEELAKVAGLPADAFLATVQRFNGFARSGKDEDFRRGESAYDRYYGDPTNKPNPNLGEIKHGPFYAAKLVPGDLGTKGGVRTDVNGRALRDDGSVIEGLYAAGNVSSPVMGHTYPGPGGTIGPAMAFGYLAALHIAGKG from the coding sequence ATGACAGCTCAGGAGTTCGACGTCGTCGTCGTCGGAAGCGGTGCTGCCGGCATGGTCGCCGCACTTACCGCCGCTCACCAGGGACTATCGACAGTCGTCGTCGAGAAGGCCGCGCACTTCGGCGGCTCGACCGCCCGCTCGGGTGGCGGCGTGTGGATCCCCAACAACGAGATCCTCAAGCGTGACGGGGTCACCGACACCAAGGAAGCCGCGCGTACGTATCTACACGCGATCATCGGCGACGTGGTGGAGCCCGAGCGCATCGACACCTACCTCGAACGCGGGCCGGAGATGCTGTCGTTCGTGCTCAAGCACACACCGCTGAAGTTGTGCTGGGTGCCCGGGTACTCCGACTACTACCCGGAGGCGCCGGGGGGCCGTCCAGGCGGACGCTCGGTCGAGCCCAAGCCGTTCGACGCCAAGAAGCTCGGGCCCGACGAGAAGTTCCTCGAGCCGGCATACGGCAAGGTCCCGCTCAATGTCGTTGTGATGCAGCAGGATTACATGCGTCTCAATCAGCTCAAGCGCCATCCTCGCGGTGTGTTGAGGAGCGTGAAGGTCGGTGCCCGAACAGTGTGGGCCAACGCTCGTGGCAAGAATCTGGTGGGCATGGGCCGCGCGTTGATCGCCCCGATGCGAATCGGCCTACGCGAGGCCGGTGTTCCGGTGCTGCTCAACACCGCGCTGACCGATCTGTACGTCGAGGACGGCGTGGTCCGCGGTATCTACGTCCGAGACACCACCGGCCCGGAAGCCGCTGACCCTCAACTGATCCGCGCGCGCCGGGGCGTCATCCTGGGTAGCGGCGGGTTCGAGCACAACGAGCAGATGCGGGTCAAGTACCAGCGCGCACCCATCACCACCGAGTGGACGGTGGGGGCCGCGGCCAACACCGGTGACGGCATCGTCGCCGCCGAAAAGCTGGGCGCGGCACTGGAACTGATGGAAGATGCCTGGTGGGGTCCCACCGTCCCGCTGGTCGGCGCGCCGTGGTTCGCATTGTCGGAGCGCAACTCTCCCGGATCGATCATCGTCAATCTGGCCGGCAAGCGCTTCATGAACGAGTCGATGCCCTACGTCGAGGCCTGCCACCACATGTACGGCGGCCAGTACGGGCAGGGCGCCGGTCCCGGCGAGAACGTCCCGGCCTGGCTTGTCTTCGACCAGCAGTACCGGGACCGGTACATCTTCGCCGGACTGCAACCAGGACAACGCATTCCGAAGAAGTGGATGGAGTCCGGCGTCATCGTCAAGGCCGACACCCTCGAGGAGCTGGCGAAGGTCGCCGGACTGCCCGCCGATGCATTCCTGGCGACGGTCCAGCGATTCAACGGGTTCGCTCGCTCCGGTAAGGACGAGGACTTCCGCCGCGGCGAAAGCGCCTACGACCGCTACTACGGCGATCCGACCAACAAGCCCAACCCCAACCTCGGCGAGATCAAACACGGGCCGTTCTACGCCGCCAAGCTGGTGCCCGGCGATCTCGGCACCAAGGGCGGCGTCCGCACCGATGTCAACGGACGGGCTCTGCGCGACGACGGTTCGGTGATCGAAGGCCTGTACGCGGCCGGTAATGTCAGCTCGCCGGTGATGGGCCACACCTATCCCGGCCCGGGCGGCACCATCGGTCCCGCGATGGCGTTCGGCTACCTGGCGGCATTGCACATTGCAGGGAAGGGCTGA